AACCACATCGGACTCGCGCTCATTCATGACCGCCAGCGCAGCCACCGAAGTGACAAACAACGCCGGTTGGCTGTAGACCGTAGAATTAAGCTTTTCGGCCGGTCCTTCGAAGCAGATTTTCGCCAAGTCGTAGCCGAGAATCTCGTTGGCCTTCTCGAACACCATTTTCGCTTCCGGCGCACTAGCTGCCAATTCGCGCCCCATCCCCACGGTTTGTGCGCCTTGACCGGGAAAAAGAAATGCGGTGGACATGGGCAGGCACCTGGGGGGTCTGGTCGTCTAGTAGTCTGTGTGTTGGGTCATCTTATGGAGCGAGCCAACAGATCCCCAAACACTCAGACGAGCCACCCTCCTACTCTTCTGCCTCCACCACAGTGCGCCCCATGTAATGCCCGCACTTGGGGCAAATGGTGTGCGTGGGAACGGCCTGGCCGCACTGCGAGCAGTACGTCAGTTGCTTAGGATGCTTCTGATCGTGCGCCCGGCGGCTGCGGGTTT
This genomic stretch from Pirellulales bacterium harbors:
- the rpmF gene encoding 50S ribosomal protein L32, producing TRSRRAHDQKHPKQLTYCSQCGQAVPTHTICPKCGHYMGRTVVEAEE